A genomic region of Pseudomonas frederiksbergensis contains the following coding sequences:
- the yidD gene encoding membrane protein insertion efficiency factor YidD, producing MRKLALIPIQFYRYAISPLMASHCRFYPSCSCYAYEAIENHGLLRGGWLTFRRLGRCHPWNPGGYDPVPSIPTSRSSSMAE from the coding sequence ATGCGTAAACTGGCGCTCATTCCGATCCAGTTTTATCGCTATGCCATCAGTCCTTTGATGGCCAGCCACTGTCGTTTCTACCCCAGTTGTTCCTGCTACGCGTATGAAGCCATAGAAAATCATGGCCTTCTGCGCGGTGGCTGGCTGACCTTTCGTCGTTTAGGTCGCTGTCATCCGTGGAATCCCGGTGGTTATGACCCGGTTCCATCTATCCCTACCTCCCGTTCTTCTTCGATGGCCGAGTAA